AACCTCTGCCGTTGTTCAGTGCCTGTAACTGCGCCGGGCTCATACCTTTTGCATTCACAGAGCCCGTACGGGACATTGCGCCAATTCCGTCTTTTTTGAAAAGGTTCTGATCTAGTTGCAGCCAGATGTATTTCAGGTCGTCGGGCGACTGATTGAAAAAAGTAATGGTCTCGGAACCAATGATACGACGGTTGTCATCGTCAAGTTCTACTTTAATGTCGTAATCCGCGCGCTGCTGCCAGTATTCGCGGCCAGGAGCGCCGGAAGCTGCCCGGTAAGAGTTAGGTGTGGGAAGCACTGTGCCAAGCTGTTCGAAGCGGTCGTTGGCCTTATAGTTCGGTGAAACGGGCAGCTGCTGGGCCATAGAAGCCATGGAAATCAGCAGGGTCAGTAAAGGGAGAAGTGTTTTTTTCATAATTAGCAGATCATTGAGATATTGATTTTTTCTTAGTTTACAGACATACCCATCAGTGTGCGGAAAAACGGGTTGTTCAGGATCAGGGAGAAGGCCATTCCAAATATGATACCGGACAGAATGTTGATCCAGTTGATCCTTTGAATGCGCATCAGCTCGATGAGTACGAAGGAGACAGACAAAATAATGAACACAATGATGAGCTGGCCCAGCTCCAATCCTACATTGAACCCTAGCAATGGGTTGAATATTTGAGCTTCTTTACCCAACAGGGTTTTAAGGTAATTGGAAAAGCCGAGTCCGTGGATCAGCCCGAAAAACATGGCCAGAGGATACCTGAGCGTGGACGTTTGTTCTTTTTTGCTAAAAGAGCTTTTTGGTATTTGGTAAAAGAAATTGAGCGATGCCGTGATCATGATGGTAACCGGTATCAGAAGTTCAATCCAGTCACGGTTGATGCTTACCAGCCCCATGGTGGCCAGCGCGAGGGTAATAGAATGCCCGATAGTGAAGGCCGTCACCAGAATGACCACCTTTTTCCAGTCAATTAAAGTATATACGGTACAAAGCGCCATGATAAAAAGGATATGGTCATAGCCATTGGAATCGGTAATGTGACTGAAACCTAGTTGTAGGTACGCCTGGAACTCGGACATTTAGTGGTAATAAGAGATTAGGTAGCATCCTGCCAAAATTAATTGTCAAGACAAAAAACATGAACCCGAAGATATTCTTTTCGTTGGAGGAAAACAATACCGGGCGCCAAAAGGCATGAAGATGTCGCCAAAGGCCATATGTGGACAAACAAAAAAGACCGGGAGCATAGCCCCGGCCTTTTTAAATTCTGACACCAATTATATAAGACTTTTTATTTCTTGATTTCGTAGTTGGTATTCTGTGGATCGAAGTTGGCCCACTTGTCAGTCCAGTCTGTGGCTGCGAATGCACCAACAGCTGTGTTTGCTTCAAATCCTGTTGGCAATGTTACGCCGCCAGTCAGAAGTGAAGAACCTGCCTGAGGAAGAACGCCTGGCTTAGCAGTCAAAGAATTGTATCCAGTTGCCAATTTAAGGTCTGCTACTACTGCAATGCTGTTTTTGCTACCTGTCGGAATGAACAGCGCATTGGTAATTCCTTCCAGTACGCCTTGTGCAGGAGTTCCAGTCAATGCAAGTACAGTTCCGTCAACTTTCAAAGTGCCTTTTGTGAAGTTTTCGATCGTGGTAGGGTTTTCAACACGCAGACCTGAACGAGGCCATGCACCAGTGAATACACTGTTATAAACTGAAATAGATGTGTTTCTGCGCAGACGTAAAGCTGAGTTGAACTTAGCATTCACAGTACCTTCGCCCATTGCAACAGTTACGTTGGCAAATTTTGCAGAAGTTTGTGGTGTAGCAGTTGATCCCGCTGCATCATTGTCAGACTCAAATCCGTTTGAATCACCTGCAAGGTCAGCGATAGCCGGGTCGCGAAGGATAAATCCGTATTGTACGTTTCCGCTGAAACCATTGTCAGTATCGAAATCGTCATCCAGACCGCGGTATGCGATCAAGTGTTTTGCGTTAACCGTTCCACCGAACCATTCGAATGAATCATCACCGCTGTAAGAAACCTGAACATAGTCAACCTCAGTACCGGAACCTACACCGCCGAAAGTCAATCCATTGATTTCTTTATCAGTTTCGAAAGCAATTCCTGCAAATTCGATACGTACATATTTAAGCTGTCCCGAATTGTCAGCAGCATCAGTTCCACCGAAAGTAGAAACGTTTTCTCCTTCAATTACTGCATTTGGCTTGTTAACGGGTGCTTTACCCAACAAAACCAAACCTCCCCAGTCACCTGCCTTACGAGCGCCGGTCGCCTGGTTAGATGTGAAGATGATAGGCTTGTCAGCTGTACCCACAGCAATAATTTTCGCACCAGGCTGAACGATCAAGGATCCTTTTGTAGTCTTGTCGCCTTTGATAATAGTACCTGGCTCGATCGTAAGCGTAGCGCCTGCTTCCACATATACAAAACCTGATAATAGGTACT
The genomic region above belongs to Dyadobacter pollutisoli and contains:
- a CDS encoding HupE/UreJ family protein; the protein is MSEFQAYLQLGFSHITDSNGYDHILFIMALCTVYTLIDWKKVVILVTAFTIGHSITLALATMGLVSINRDWIELLIPVTIMITASLNFFYQIPKSSFSKKEQTSTLRYPLAMFFGLIHGLGFSNYLKTLLGKEAQIFNPLLGFNVGLELGQLIIVFIILSVSFVLIELMRIQRINWINILSGIIFGMAFSLILNNPFFRTLMGMSVN
- a CDS encoding T9SS C-terminal target domain-containing protein; the encoded protein is MKKAGKLFGLLMLGLTTFGYVSCTSDDDDEDPIVVVPVGEIKTVTGKITTNTTWSATNQYLLSGFVYVEAGATLTIEPGTIIKGDKTTKGSLIVQPGAKIIAVGTADKPIIFTSNQATGARKAGDWGGLVLLGKAPVNKPNAVIEGENVSTFGGTDAADNSGQLKYVRIEFAGIAFETDKEINGLTFGGVGSGTEVDYVQVSYSGDDSFEWFGGTVNAKHLIAYRGLDDDFDTDNGFSGNVQYGFILRDPAIADLAGDSNGFESDNDAAGSTATPQTSAKFANVTVAMGEGTVNAKFNSALRLRRNTSISVYNSVFTGAWPRSGLRVENPTTIENFTKGTLKVDGTVLALTGTPAQGVLEGITNALFIPTGSKNSIAVVADLKLATGYNSLTAKPGVLPQAGSSLLTGGVTLPTGFEANTAVGAFAATDWTDKWANFDPQNTNYEIKK